Genomic segment of Hoplias malabaricus isolate fHopMal1 chromosome 14, fHopMal1.hap1, whole genome shotgun sequence:
TCATGTCATTTGTAACAATGTAGTAGTTCAACAATTTATACATTCAGTTCATAGATGAAAAAGTACATGAAATAagcataaaaacatataaacaacTGTGTTAGTATATTTCTCTGgctaaaatacatatttattagaAAAGTGCTCTTTACATTTATGCACACTCTCAGTAGAAATagagaaatatttattattaagttCTCAGCGGAAAGGCGAGGCTGCCATGGTGTGATGTATTATTAAAATTCAGAATCAGGAAGATTCCTAACTCTTCATGTACAGTCAAGGTAAGGATTTGCATCGGCATTTTTAATGGAGTTTACATGAAGAATGGACAAACAGAAATTACCAAAATTTcgtttttttataattttaaaatgaaaacaagctTTGGTGATACTTCTTCTACACAAGTGTTTTAGGACCTCTGCTCTGCCTCACCCATTCAACACGAGGTCATGACCTAAAATTTAGCCAATGATGACAGATGTAACAATATTTCAGAAAAGAAACTTAGTGCTTATTGTCCATGGTATAcccagtaaaataaaaatgcatggcATCTGACTTGCTGGGGTTTTCCTGTATGGAAACAAATACAGAGGTTGAAAATAAGGATGTAAACGTGGGTTTTGCAGTTTCTTTAGCCATGAACCTGGGACCCACTGATGTCATGACATGTGGTTTTAACCTGACACTAAACGAATTTGTAACAGAAATTACTTGGGAAGGAGATATTCCTCACATCAAAAGACATAACCAAACAAAAGAACACATGATTATTTACCACATTGTAAGCTtgtaacactttttaaaaatgttcagtgCACTTCAAACTTCATTGAACATGGCAGTCTCTGCTAGAAAATGTAGTCTGAGAGCAGCCAGGCTGTTTCCCAGAACGCCATCCTGTCAAGGATAGTTTCCACATAAGCACACACAGAGCGATGGATGCCAGGTAAGGTTTTTGTAAATGGGCAAAGAAGGAGAAAACATTTCAATGTTATCCCCAGGCTTCAGTAATATCATAGATACAATAATTCACATTGCCAATGGTTAGGTGACATATTTATGTTGGTCAAGTGTGTTTTAATTCATGGTgtgggggaaagaaaaaaaaaaaaacagcagcaaagATATTATTTCTGTAGGCCACCATACGGCATTGAGAACTTTGATATCTGGAAATCTAGAACAACTCAGAAAAAACTGTGTTTGATTTCCTTTTGAAAGCTGCCTTCATACTTCAGCACAAAACGGTTCTCAATAGTTCTAGTACCCTATCCCAAATTGTAATCAAACTCATCACTCTCCTCTGGTTCTCTTCTTTGAAAATTCTTTACTCCATCTGCAAAGAAACatactaattaattaatgtgaAGCCATGTACAATTTCAGCTATTTTAAGTTACAAACACTATAAAGTATACTGTATACATGCATCAGTGTTTAATCCAGCTAAGCTAGACATTGTGGACACCATTGGTTGTTCATCTTGAAATATTCTCAGACTAAAATTACAAAACTAATTCATTTctacatttcaaatatttaaataatttggcTGATGTGACAGTGAAGAGCAGCCCTGGTTAAAAAAAGTGGGCTTGTGAATGGAAGGTTTCCAATTCAATCCCCACAACCGGCAGGAAAATTGATGGTGGTGAGAATGAAGGAACAGCATTGTCttccctcaatccacagctgaagtgcccttaagcaaggcacctaacccccaactgcttcTAGGTGCCTTGATGGCTGCTTGCTGCCCTGGATGTGTGTTTATGGCcccctagtgtttgtgtgtttactgccacggatgggttaaatgcagaagacacttttttgtttttttttaacattatttaggttaataaagcagtaaaacatttaacaaattTGGTATTGTACATTGCATCTCCaataaataatgcattttaGAAATAAACGCACTTGATTAATTTGtgaaatattacacattttTACCACAAAACTGCCAgaatattgctgtgagtatTAGATACCTAACCCTTAGACTGCATGCATTTAAAACGGTCACATTTGAAATTATCAAAAATGTCATCTTTAAACAACAAGGAAACAGTGCATGGTGATTTGTCTGTGAAGCTATGCCTCACTCATTTTTTCATCAGTTGGATTCTCAAAAGATTTGAAAATCTGAGCTATATTTGGCTTTATGCTTTGTTGGTGAGATCAAAATTTTGTGACTGATTAACATGAAAAAAGATTATATCTACAAAGTGCAGCGTCACACTATGAAACTAAAGGTAATGAATCAATAAAGGGGATCATTTTCACTCTATACCTCACACACTTTATTTAATCAGACAAAATATGCTGCTTACATGATAAGGACTATAATATAACTTACATGATGCAGTGGAAGATGAGAGCAGATCTGATGTTGGGATTCTGCCTTCTTCATAAAGTGCCATTTTTTCAACAAAGCGCTTTCTGACtggattaataataattttatccTCTGCAAAGACAATGAGAGAACATATCAAGGTGAGGACAGAGAAAAGGTGCTGATTTCTTTAATTAAATTCAGAGTGATCCATAAAATATCCAGGGATGCATGGTCAGGATCAGCCAGTGCGAGAAATGGCAGATATTGGCTCCTAACGTGATGAGCAagatatatgtttattttatccAATCTGTGGTAcgcttttaatgttttaaataatgttaaacAGACAAGAACTGGTATGAAACTTTTATTGCTCTTGCTATATGTCCATAAATTATTAACAGTATGATTTATAAAAAGAACAGTAATTAAACAATGGAACTAAATTGCGTTTGTGTCTGGTGTAACATTCTCACAAAAAAACGtaatacacagaaaaaaacaaccttACTATTGAATGTTGAAATAAGTTTTTGGAACATTGGTTTGGAGAAGTAAATTTCCATACAGCAAAAGTTTTTACCTGAACTGCAGCTGGATGGATATGGTGTGACTACTGGAAAGCCGCTTGTTTGTGTGGTCTTATTATCACTGCATACTCCAGACCACGAGTGAGATTTGCTTGTCTGAGCTGCCCACGGTGAACTAAAACACTGCGAGAAGCCCTGGCTCTCGTCTGATTCGCAGGGTGCACGGACCGAGGAGTACCGACTATCCCATAATCCCTCGCTCCTCTGTGACTCAGGGGCTTCTGATTGAGTCACTGCAGAAGGgatggggtgggggagggggagggaactgtgtttgtgtgggcaGCAGTAAGTGTCCTCTTGGGGGCCCAGCTTAGAAAactgaagagtgagagagtcTAGTGAGCGACTGTCTGAGCAGAGTGTTTTCGGGGCAGACAGATGAGGATGAGACATAGACATTGTGACTACACCTGATCTTCCATAGGCCTTCAAGCCCAAATGGGCATCTTGGAGATTTTTGAAGACCTGAATGAGCAGATAAGAGAAGTCAAGACTCAATAAAAGATATGAACTTTAGAACTTACAACATCAAGTATCAGGAATCCTCACCTTCTGTTTAGGACACATTTTACGATAGGTCATAAAATCAAAAACTGGCTTGAGTAAAGTCAAATTCATTTTAACATTTCAACTCATAATAGCAAGTGTAACAAATCTACAGCTACACATCTACAAAGCAATTTAGAATCAATAAAAATACTGACAAAAGTGCATTTGAAATTACCGAATTGGACACAAGAACTTTTAAAATCTCAGGAGGAACATGCACtacacaaacattcattcattcattcattatctgtaagcgcttatccagttcagggtcactgtgggtccagagcctacctggaatcattgggcgcaaggcgggaatacaccctggagggggcgccagttcttcatagggcaacacagacacacacacattcactcacacacacctacggacacttttgagtcgccaatccacctaccaacgtgtgtttttggactgtgggaggaaactggagcacccggaggaaacccacgcagacacagggagaacaccccacactcctcacagacagtcacccggaggaaacccacacagacacagggagaacacaccgcactcgtcacccggaggaaacccacgcagacacaccgcactcgtcacccggaggaaacccacgcagacacagggagaacacaccgcactcgtcacccggaggaaacccacgtagacacagggagaacacaccacactcctcagacagtcacccggaggaaacccatgcagacacagggagaacacaccacactcctcacagacagtcatccagaggaaacccacgcagacacagagagaacacaccacactcctcacagacagtcacccagagcgggaatcaaacccacaacctccaggagctgtgtgactgcgacacaacccgctgcaccactgtgccgccccagtGGATTTTAtgtgtaataaaaatatttaattagaaTTAAATCCAGAACTGAATGATGGTGACCACATATATACCCTAAATATAATTACACCACTCTTAACTGTTACGgtattatatattgttgtgaTTTGTATGGAGACATCAGCTGGCATTACATTATACAACATACATTTAGCTCAGAAATGTTTAAATGCCTTCTCCTTAATTTAGTTTATTCATAGGTTTAAGTGTAGCTGAAAGTGTGAACatgtaaaacatgtaaaaaattTAACTAACATTTAGTTTACACTTAATGATTCATATTTCTGATCACTTAGATTACTtaagttaaatatataaatgacatactgtactgtgcaaaagtcttaggcacctactttatttattattaattaaaataatgtctTCCAAGTAAACATGGCACTTATATAAAACTACATTTAATACAAAACCTAATGCAGTAACAGTAAAAGGATTTTTTCCCCTAAGAACTAGTAGATTTattgtgagctagatattagtGTAATACggttatttgtatttattttaatattgtgggttttttatttggtttttttcaaatatactcttactgctcagaaaaatagctttttaaatgtaatatccgCAGATGCCTGAGACCCTTGCACAGTAATGTATAAAAAGCTGATACAGTAGATTGGCCTAATTTTACCCCACCTCAGCCATTGGAGGCCTTTTTTTCCTCCGCCGGTCTAAGCAGCGACACGCCAGCTGAGATATTTCCCTGGAACCATGAGGGTCAGGAATGTCTTTTGTTACCAGCCGAGGATCCAGATGctttttccagatgttctcaGCTGCCTGGGAACAGGCCAACTCCCGAGAATTCCTCCCTCTACTGGAGCTCATCCCATCATCCTCCACTTCAGAAACCAGGTCCTTCTGTAAACAATAGACCTCCTTAAGCCTTGGTCATTCTCTTCTAGTGGTACCTGGAGTGCAAAATAATGGTAAAGTGTCTCACCAGGAAGATGTGCTTTGACTTGCTGTCTGCATCTACAGCTCTTCGGCCAGTGAGGACCTCCAGCAATACCTGCAGGACCAGGTGAGAGTATACAGTGAGAAaagcatacacaaacacatttctgaaTCAGTATTTCAAATAGTAAGTTTTGATATCCAAACATGTTCTGTAAAATGCTCATTACTTATAATATTTTAACCCCCTCCttttttctacattcattgtccattttctcagctccactgaccatatagcaCTTTCTAGTTCTGTAATTCCTCTAtttttagccccctttcactgTTTTTCAAGGGTCAGGACCTGCAAAGGACCACCAAAAAGCAGGTATCATTTGGCTATTAGATCATTTtggtgctgcagtgacagtaatgttgcggtggtgtgtttgttagtttgtgttgGAATCTAGTATCTGGGTTGTTTTTTCAACTACCACAGCTCCATACCGAAATATAGCTGGTGACATCGCTAACCACTGTCAATAACggcgggctttggaaaccacaacaaaggCGGGGATTACATTAagcgttgtttactcattgtggtGTCCAAATTTAACAGAAAAGCAAAAAGTGTCAAGTAGATTCAAGTACAAAATGTATGCAGGGCAAAAGATGGCCTTCACTTCGtaactgcagaactacaaattgcTACTGTATGAGCGATGGAGCAGGGGAATGGATAAATTATAtgtactgcagcaatgtggcgtggcatggagtcgatccgtctgtggcactgctcaggtgttattaaagtccaggttgctctgatagtggtcttcagctcttctgcattgttgggtctggcgtattgcatcttcctcttcacaataggTCAGGCAAGTTTGCTGGCAAATTAAGAACAgagataccatggtccttaaaccaggtactggtagctttggcactgtgtgcaggtggccaagttctgttggaaaatgaaatgcaTGGAGTGCTCCAAAACTTCCTGGTCAACAAGctgtgttgaccttggacctcaggaAACAGAGtagaccaacaccagcagatgacatggcaccccaaaccatcactgactgtggaaactttacactggacctcaagcgaAGTGGATTCTATGCCTCTcccctcttcctccagactctccagaattttatttccaaaggaaatgcaaaatttactttaatcagaaaacataactttggaccacatCACTAGCAGTTCCGTCTTTAGCCCAGGCAAGATGCTTCTGGTGCTggctcttgttcaagagtggcttgacacaaggaatgcgacagctgaaacccatgtttTGCATGCGTCTGTgttgtggtggttcttgaagcattgacgccagctgcagtccagtctttgtgaatctcccccacatttttgaatgggttttgtttcacaatcctctccaggatGCGGTTACCCCTatcgcttgtacactttttactaccacatcttttccttcccttcacctctctattaaaaGGGGTTGGAGGTCTTCAATATTTAACCTTTTGGTGTCTTATATTGAACCTGGAGTTGCCTTCAATAttaaaccttttcacaatattctaattttctgagatacaaTTTTCCGAAATAAAcaattgaaatatatcagtctgtatgtaatgaatgagtataatatacaagtttcactttttgaatggaattactgaaataaatccactttttcatgatattctaactttatgaccagcacctgtatttaTCAGTTCGATGTGAATCAAATGGCACACGTTTTctcaaatatacattaaattatgcttatttttctgtatttaattaaacaataaattaataatcagCTAGTTAACTACCTACTAGCAGTTAAATATCAACtagtagtttaaaaaaataaataaataaaataaaaagaatgctATTTAAATAtgatcacagtcacacagctccaggaacctggaggttgtgggttcgagtcccgctccgggtgactgtctgtgaggagtgtggtgtgttctctgtgtctgggtgggtttcctccgggtgactgtctgtgaggagtgtggtgtgttctccctgtgtctgcatgacccaccgtgaccctgaactgtataagtggttacagacaatgaatggacaaatgaattatttattctAGGTCCAACTTGATAATATAGTTAGAAGAACCCTAAAAATGACAAGCTAATAACGTGGGAAAACATAAGAGTATTATTAATCCCTTACAAATGTCCCTGTGTTGAAATGTTACTGTAAACAGCTCATACCACCCCGAAGCTGTAGATGTCAATCTCCACACTCAGCTGCCCGTCTTTGAGGTATTCATCAGGCAGATAAGCCAGAGTTCCTCGCACTGTCGATGTCTGAGCTACACTGCTGGTCTTCCCTGGAGTTCTGCTGGGATTGTGACACAGCCGGGCCAGGCCGAAGTCTCCCAGCTTGGGTTCAAGGTGTTCACCAAGAAGGATGTTGgagctgaagaggagaaaaATTAactgcattttctttttgtattgATATTTTATTCTGACGTCTGATCTGCATGTGGCAAAATAATGTTAACACAAATTCAGCACCTACCTTTTAACATCTCCATGAATCAGAGCAGGGGAACAAGAATGGAGATACTGAATAGCTTTTGCTGAGcccactaacacattcacacgcTGTGTCCAGGAGAGGGCAGTGCTAGTCTGAAAGACACAATCACAACAAAATATTAAACGTGGACAGGTTTAACAGTCAGCGTGTGCATCAAGTATAAGCAGAAAATTACTAAACATTGTAGTGCTTTTCCAGGAATGAGATAGGATTAAACAGGGTATCTTCCCTGAGGTAAAACACAAGTTTAAAAATGTTCCATACGTATCCTTATGTTCCCCATAAATCAATATAAGATTTGTGTCTTAGGTAAAACCTGGAGTCTCACTTCAGAGTGCAGCCGGTCCTCCAAAGAGCCGTTGGgcatgtaaatgtatataaggcAATGTGCGCCACCTCCCACACTGTAGCCAACCAAGTCCGTTATGTTTGGATGTCTgtatctgtgaggatttggaaAAAAGTTCTCAGTTAAATGATTGTGGTGAATGTATTCTGCTATCAAAATGAGCTCACAGGATTGCTGACAGTGCAAAGCAATAAAGCAGCAGCTGAAATGAAAGTCTTACGGCCCTGTTAAAATTAAACGAAAGGTAACTAACCACAAGAAAGCGAGGAGGAGAAGAATCAGTAGATGTTTTTTCAGGGTGGGACTGTGGTCTGTACAGACGGCAATGAAAGCTGTAGTCGAAGGAAAATCCCTCTCTGCATTTTTTgttgacaaaacaaaaaaaataatgtcatCGCTCAGAAGTGAGCAGCGCTATCTCAACCTCAGCATGAAAGATTCAGAGCAAGAAAATTCAGAGCAAGATGAAGGAAGGAGCTGATAAAGTTGCCAAAGCAATCATGGAAAAGAGAAGGCTTCTTACTGTGAGAGTTGTTCTACTTCGGTCTTAAAACTTTCCTTCACCACACTCCAGCCCATATGTGAATCCTGCTTAAGAGATCGAGAAATTCCCTTTAATGCATTGATAAACTGACAAATGGCGCTGACATCAAGTGCACCGCATTCAGTCACTAACAGCTAAAGGAATTATAAGTAATAGAAACAACCAGATTATTTACTGATGGAAGTAATCTGTTGGACAGATGCACAGTGATCTCTTCATTCATTTACTTGCCTCCTTTAGCCTCTTCACTGCAAAATCAGTGTTCCTCATAGAGGCATGGTACACATGGCCGAAGCCACCCTCTCCAATCAGTCGAGATGCAGAGAAACCATCTGTTCCTTGATGCACTTCTTCAAACAGCCAGAAAAGGACGCCAGTGAACACTGACGGACAAGGTGCAAGACACTTGCAAGAATGctgtaaaaaaacattaatacatatatgaaggaaaacaaaacactgacaaaaaacgCAACTACTTGTTCCTCTTTCTAAATCTGGAAAACATAACATGTATTTTATGGAGTTAAATGGCATCTCTGGTCATCTGATATCCATGATTATCTCTCAGACAAACAGTACCTCTTCTCTTGCAGATTGTGTTGACTCTGGACCCAAATGTGCCGACTCTAAATCTGGGGGAGGAGGTCCAGGTTTGGGCAACAGTCTGCtctctacaaacacaaacacaacaatctGAACACTCCCATGAGCGACCACAACAGCTGAGCTCCAATCAGTTGGCTCGGATGTACTGGCACACATCAAACTGAAAACTGTTGGCACTTGTGGTATCGACcattaatacacacagacaaagttATTGCTTGTGCATTATTACATCCTGCCTATTAATGATGTAAATGACAGGTGGAAAAACGTATTCTTTACATTGTAAGACTTTGGTATTTGTTTCGAAGTTCAGCATCTAGAGTAAAATATTGTCATTgatataaaaatttaaataggaCTTATAATGCTGTCGTTTTCACATTTTGGTGATATCTTGAAGTGTTGTGGTTTTTACATGtatctaattttttttatataacacacacacaaacagaaaatcaaAGGATGTTATAGTGATTTAACAAAGCATTACCTTTACTAGGAAGCTTCCGGGTAACGTTTTTGGACGGGGTAAACAGTGATGAAGGAGGTGTGCTAAGACAACTGAGGCTGGGGGGAGGCAGGGAGCTGGAGTAAGTGCTAGGCTGTGGAATACGAGTCGCTGcagaaggaacacacacacacacaggtgcatgAGTAAACTGCCAGGAATGAGGGAAAAACCAAGTGTGTTCGGTCCATTAAGTCATCAAATgtcaaatataatttaaaatggcGGTCATCACTTTCATGGCGTTGATTGTTAATATATTGTAGGGCTGATTTTTCAAACAGGGTTGAAGCTTAATCCTGGACTGTATCTTTTCATCCATTTAATGGagaaatcacaattcaaaatgctgtgtactCCAGGGCTAGGCTTAATCCCTTACTGGGAAACCCATAATGTATCAGAATATGCTCTGCTGAGTGTCTCATGGATCTCATCAGTAATTAAAGACAATTAAGCAATTGTACGTTTAGTTATCTAATCAGGCTTGTTAAATTGGACTCATATTCTTAGCTTTTAACAGTACTTTTATAATGTTGCACAACTGTGTAACATTAATTGTGTAGTAATAGTGTGTAAAACATATTGTACAATTGTAGTAATATATCAAAcatcagaaaaataaacattaatactgTGATTGTGCCACATTGTTTCCCCTTGTATTAGATGTTGTGATCTAGAAATAGTTTAGCCAAGAGAGGTATGACATACTGTGGATAAATCCTTACATTCATTGCTAAAATCAGTAGCAGTCTTTTTAAGCTTAAATTTCATCCGCTTAAATTGATGATAACCTTTTACGAATGTAAATTCGTAACTAAGTGGGTGTGAGTGATATATGTGATTTATTATTAGCTTGATTAATCTTGTATTTTCATCAAAGTAAAACCAAAGAAGCCAACAAATCTGTTCTGGGGCGCAGGGAAAATGATGTATTAGATTTTTTACAACTACTGCACAACCATAAGCACTGATTAAGCTTAGCTGAGGTTCATGACCGAGATGAAAGTAACAAATGTAATAGCTGATGTAGGTCAGTGGTTTAGTGCAGTCTTTGGGTGTTGATAAAGAGCACAGAGTGAGTAACCTACAGAAATATGACAAATAAAGAGATCTATATCAAGACAAAAGCACTGATTAAGTACCAGCCTACGCCGAAACTTAGGCTAGACCTGCATCTGGGGAGTTAGTCCAATGACATTTAAACAGTCTGCCTACAAAGTTTATCAGAACCAGTCGTGTTCTTGACCTGCGAAAAGCAAGTTGAGATTAGCACCCATTACTGAATGAAGCAGTAaaagcagagtgagagagactgaACTGACGATGCCAATCAAAGACCATTCAGAAGAAGAAGTATTTaactgtcattcactcacatttaaggATGATATCCCGTGCTCTGAAAAGTTCCAGTTCTTGAAGGAGGTCCAGAAGTTCTCCCACGGTTCCGTTTCTACAGCCCCATATGTGCATTAGTGTTGATGTCCGTCTGCTGTTTTGCTCCATGAGGCGTAGTTCAGTCTGATCAGATATTACTTGAGAGGCTGGAGTCGAGAATTAAAACAGATTTAGTCCATCTTCATTAGATAACTTTGGAAAAATAAGTTCAGCAAATGCTGCTCAAGATTTTAATTAAGTCACTGATTTAGCACATTCCATGACTGATTGCAGACATTCTCATGCTGGGTTTTTACCCTTCCACCCTCTGAGTCCTCCCACTGTCTGACTAagcaggaaacccacggggcATGGATGTGATTCTGTGCCAAAAATCTTGTCTGACTGAAATACTCAAATCAGTTACgattctgtatgtgtgtgtgtgtgtgtgtgtgtgtgtttattagtaCTACTATTTcacatattattattaagttaggcaacattaaaatgtttattcaaTAATTCTTTTTCTATAACCACTtcaggcagcacggtggcacagcaggcagtgtcgcaatcacacagggcctggaggttgtgggttcgattcccgctccgggtgactgtctgtgaggagtgtggtgtgttctctctgtgtctgcgtgggtttcctccgggtgactgtctgtgaggagtgtggtgtgttctctctgtgtctgcgtgggtttcctccgggtgctccagtttcctcccacagtccaaaaaca
This window contains:
- the irak1 gene encoding interleukin-1 receptor-associated kinase 1, with protein sequence MSDLRFNTEYLYNLPAAEMNEFTRVMDSLPVSDWLRFASQVISDQTELRLMEQNSRRTSTLMHIWGCRNGTVGELLDLLQELELFRARDIILKSTRIPQPSTYSSSLPPPSLSCLSTPPSSLFTPSKNVTRKLPSKESRLLPKPGPPPPDLESAHLGPESTQSAREEHSCKCLAPCPSVFTGVLFWLFEEVHQGTDGFSASRLIGEGGFGHVYHASMRNTDFAVKRLKEDSHMGWSVVKESFKTEVEQLSQYRHPNITDLVGYSVGGGAHCLIYIYMPNGSLEDRLHSETSTALSWTQRVNVLVGSAKAIQYLHSCSPALIHGDVKSSNILLGEHLEPKLGDFGLARLCHNPSRTPGKTSSVAQTSTVRGTLAYLPDEYLKDGQLSVEIDIYSFGVVLLEVLTGRRAVDADSKSKHIFLKDLVSEVEDDGMSSSRGRNSRELACSQAAENIWKKHLDPRLVTKDIPDPHGSREISQLACRCLDRRRKKRPPMAEVFKNLQDAHLGLKAYGRSGVVTMSMSHPHLSAPKTLCSDSRSLDSLTLQFSKLGPQEDTYCCPHKHSSLPLPHPIPSAVTQSEAPESQRSEGLWDSRYSSVRAPCESDESQGFSQCFSSPWAAQTSKSHSWSGVCSDNKTTQTSGFPVVTPYPSSCSSEDKIIINPVRKRFVEKMALYEEGRIPTSDLLSSSTASYGVKNFQRREPEESDEFDYNLG